CTTTCTAATTGATCCGGAAGTCCTCGCACTTCCACGGCCACATGCTCAAAAGACTTTTCACTTACATCAGAAACAGCATCTTCATCTACTGGCGGTTCTATTTCTGGAGCAGGTGTCACGTCACCGACAACTTTAATCTTGTCTAAAGACATTTTCGTCACGCCATCTGGGACTGCTAGCCTCACTTCAAAATCACCAGCATCTTCTATTTTACTTACATCAACATCCACAACGAACTTCTCTATTTTATCCACTAATGCACGTGGACCATATAATCGGATATTTTGGACATTCGTGGATAGTTTATTTATCGTGACACCTTGTTTTGGTGTACCTTTTTCCATTAATGATATTGGTACTTCTTTACTGTATTCTTCCACTTTCACTCTTACTTGTACTGTTTTAGGCTCGATTGAAACATCTAATTTGTTCAAATCTTTGTCTAAAACGCGCACACGTGCTTCTTGTTCAAAGGATTTATTAATCCCTTGTTCTCCTTCAATTGTTGCTTTTACATAGCCTATGCTCTTTATCACACTTTTTGCACCAGTTATAGTAACTACTTTAGGTTCAACCTCGTAGGACTTCACAATGTGATTTTCCGCCAACAGACTTTCATTCATATCTGGGTCTACACGAAATTCCTGCGATATCCGTTCTTCAATTACCACGTTTACATAAACAGGATCTGTACGAACTTTTAATTTATCTGAGAAATTTTCAGTTGAAATGGCTACCTTGTGCTCTCCGATTGTTAGCTTTCTTAAGTCGACGAATACTTTGTAGTCTTTCATCACTTTTGCAGAGCTCACGAGCGTACTTGGTCCCTCAATATTTACGGAAACGGTTTTTGGTACGCCTGATACAACTAAACTGTCATCATCATAATATACTTCTACTGGTACATCTCGGAGTTCTACTGACTTGACACTAGCATTCATATTCGTATTTTCAATATCAGATTTCACGGAAACAAATAACAAAATCGCTAAAACTAAAGCAATTATTCGTAAGAACCATGGATTATTCATCATTTTATCCATTCTGTTTCCCCCTCCACAACCATTTAGAAGAAGTTACTTGTTCTACGGTTGGTCCAAACCAAAGACGTTTCAAGTGTGCTTCAAATTCTTCCATGGATAGATTTCTATGGAGATCTCCGTTCGACGTTAAACTCACTGCTCCTGTTTCTTCCGATACAACAATTGTAATGGCATCAGTTACTTCACTTAGACCAATTGCTGCTCGATGCCTCGTTCCAAGCTCTTTAGAAATGAAAGGACTTTCGGACAACGGCAAATAACACGCTGCAGAAGCTACTTTATTTTTTTGCACGATCACTGCACCATCGTGTAATGGTGTATTTGGAATGAAAATATTAATCATTAATTCGGATGAGATATTCGCATTTAGAGGTATTCCAGTTTCAATATAATCTGTTAAGCCTGTTTCCCGTTCAATCGATATTAATGCTCCAATACGGCGTTTTGCCATATAGCTCACAGATTTGGTCATAGCCCCTATTAAACGGCTCTGCTCCTCCTCTTCTTGCATCGAACTTCTCGAAAACAATGCTCCTCTACCTATTTGTTCTAATGCTCTTCTAATTTCTGGTTGGAATATAATAATAATCGCTAAAAATCCAAAATTAATGACCTGTTCTAGCATCCATCCAAGTGTATCCAAACCTATAAAGTCCGTGACAACTCGAGCTACGACAATGACAAAAATCCCCTTTAATAATTGGACCGCTTTCGTTCCTTTTACAAGGGTTATTATTTTATATATTACATACCAAACGAATAACACATCTAAAATGTTTACAATTACGTTTACTGGCATTAAACTTGTAAATTGCTCCATAAACGACATGTGGCATCCCCCACTTTTCATTACAAATCCATATAATTTAATTATAACATAGATAAGGAATTTCCCGCTTTCTTAAACTAACAAAGTCTACCCAATATTTTGGATAGACCTTTCATTGCTTTGTACTTTCTTCTTCAAAAAATGATATAACCTGTTTGGCTCCATCTTTTATGTGAAACCAAAGCCAGTCAAATACTTTATTGATTTCTTCTGTTTTACCAGTAATAACTGCTGTGGAAGCCATATATTTAGAACCGTTTATAACAGTTAGATTCCCATCCAATTCACCATCAATTCGAACATCGCCATTTTTTACAACGAGGTCACCTTTTACAACCTGTCCCTTAGGGATAATGACTGTTTCTCCTTCTACAATAACATTTTCTTGTTTTGTAAAAGAAAATTGTTTCTCTTCATTAAAATTTGTGAATAATGCACTACTCATAAATAATAAGAATAAAGCTGCTGCAGTAAGAATGGGATGACGTCGCAACCATCTACTAACACCAGCATGTGATTTTTCTTTTGGAAGTCTTTCCATAACTGATTTTTTAAAACCAGTTGGTGCCTTTACATGAGCTGCTCCTTTTATAAAGGCAACAACATCACTCAGTTCATGCATATGCTTTTGACAATCAACGCATGACTGCAAATGAAATTTTAGTTCAAGCTCATGTTCACGGCTAATTTCACCATCTAAATATTCATGCATATAGTGAACAATTCGCTCTGGACACGCATTCATCGTGATTACCTCCTATAAAAAGTTGGACTGTTTACTTAACTGTTTTCTAAGTGCTTCTCGGCCTCTATGAATTCTAGTTTTTACCGTCCCAAGTGGTAATTCTAATATCTCACTTATTTCTTGTAAAGATAATTCTTCCATATATTTCAGTACAATTGCGGAACGGTATTTATCTGGTAATCGTCTTATTTCATATTGAATACGATCTTGCAATTCGAGCTTCATCAATTCTTCTTCTGGAAGTTCTTCCGCCGTGGCGATTTGCGAATACATATTCAGTCCTTCTGTACCTGCAACTTCCGCATCTAAATAATAATCCGGCTTTTTTTTTCTAATGCGATCGATACATAAATTTGTCGCGATTCGGTATAGCCAAGTGGAAAATTTTCTTTTTTGATCAAATGTATGAATGTTAATAAAAGCCCGCACAAAAGCTTCTTGGGCAATGTCTTCGGCCTCGTGACGATTTCCTAGCATACGGAAGCATACTTGAAAAAGTTTATGCTTATACAGGTCCACAATCTCCGCGAATGCGTCTTTGTCCCCTTTTAACACTTGTTTTATTCGTTTGTTCACTAACGCATCCATGGTGATTCCCCTCCGCTCTATGCGGCTGTCTTACCTATACGGTTAAAGGTTGCAACAGGTTTCATTTTTTTAATATTAATTTAATTCTATCAAATAATTAGCTCCCTGTGTTGTTAAATCTTGTTAAATAAAAAAAGAAAAAGCAGACGAAGTGTCTGCTTTTAAACTAAACTTTCACCAAACAAAGAGCCCATTAACGCAACTGCAACGTCTGCTGTCTTATTCTTTTCGTCTAAAATTGGATTTACCTCAACAAATTCTGCAGAAGTGATCAAATTAGAAGCATAAAGCATTTCCATCGCTAAATGACTTTCACGATAGCTAATTCCACCCGGAACTGGTGTCCCAACTCCTGGTGTATAAAGCGGATCAATGCCATCAAGGTCTAATGACAAATGTACTCCATCCACTGAGCGCTCACGGAAATATTCAATCGTTTGGTTCATCACTTCCGTCATACCAAGTTTATCGATTTCATGCATCGAGAATACTTTAATGCCTTTTTCTTTAATCAATTCACGCTCACCTGGATCAACTGAACGTGCTCCAATAATAATGACGTTTTCTGGTTTAACCTTTGGAGCATACGAACGAATATTCACTAAATCGGCATGACCTAAACCAAGACTAACCGCTAGTGGCATTCCATGAATGTTTCCAGAAGGAGAAGTTTCGGCTGTATTTAAATCTGCATGTGCATCGTACCAAATAACACCAAGATTCTCATATTTATCAGCTAATCCCGCAAGAGTACCAATAGCAATACTATGATCTCCACCGAGTACTAAAGGAAATTGACCTGCTTCTAATACTTCATTTACTTTATTTCCAAGCTTCGTATTGCCATCGATTACATCTTCTAAATTTCGTAAATGCGTATTCGGAGATTGCTCTTTTCTTGTATGACTGATGGCAATGTCTCCTTCGTCTTTTACAGAATGACCTAGCGCTTCTATACGTTCTACTACCCCTGCATAACGAATAGCACTAGGGCCCATATCCACACCGCGTCTATTTTGACCAAGATCCATCGGTACACCTATAAGTGAAATGCTTAATTTATTCATTATTTTATACCTCCTCTAGTTAATACATCTATTGTAATACCTAAAGGTCAGTTGGCTCAACCTAACAAAATTACGCATATTTATTCATAAGTTGAACAAGGTTATTTTCCACTTCTTTCCACTCACTATCAATAATTGAATAAACGACTGCATTTCTAACTGTCCCATTTGAACGTATCCGCTCATTTCGCAAAACACCTTCTTTTATTCCACCTATACGCTCGATTGCTCTTTGTGAATTTACGTTTAATTCGTCTGTTCTAAATTGTACACGTATCATTCCAAGGTTATTAAATGCGTGTTTTAATAGCAAATATTTGCATGTCGTATTCACATGTGTTCGTTGGAACTTTTTACCGTAGAAAGTAGATCCAATTTCGCATGCATAATTTAATGAATCGATGCCATAAATCCGTGTTGTCCCTATGATTTCTTTTGTATCTGAATCCTCAATTACGTAAGTGAGAGCGGTTTTGGCAACATTCATTTGTTGAATACCTGCTTGTAGCCACTGTTCCAGCTGCTCATAGTTCTCTATTTTACTTAGCATAAATTCAAAAATTTTAGGGTCATAAAGCTCCCACAAACGTGGAATATCTTGCTCTTCCAATGGACGTAGCTTCAAATCTCCAAATATTATTGTTTCCGCCAAATCCCAACACCTCACTTTTTTCTATAATCATAATAGAAACATATAGGTGTTGAAAAGCATTATTTTCATTTAATTTTACCTACATAAAGTGACTGAGGACGGAATATTGCCTGATCATCCACTTGTTCTATCACATGGGCACTCCAACCCACGATTCGAGCTACGCTAAACGTTGGTGTAAATAAAGCTGCTGGCATATCGATTGAGCGCATTATTGCAGCAGCATAAAACTCCACATTTGTATAAAGTTTTCTACCAGGTTTATACTTATCTAAAAGTCCAATGATTTCTTTTTCAGCCTTTGTTGCCAAGTCCAGCCAAGGATCCGAGCCTTGTAAACGTAAACAAGCTTCTCTTAATAAAATCGATCTAGGATCCTCCGTTTTATATATACGATGACCGAATCCCATCACTTTTTCTCCATTTTTAATCTTTTCTTCTATAACTAGTTGAATCCTTGATTCATCTTTTATTTCTTCTAACAAATTTAATACTTCGGATGGCGCACCTCCATGTAAGGGACCTTTCATCGTGCCAATTGCAGAAGTTACCGCTGCTGGTAAGTCCGATTCTGTAGATACGGTAACTCTCGCTGCAAACGTAGAAGCGTTTAACCCATGTTCCATTGTCAGCTTTAAATACGTTTCCAATGCTTCTACTTGGGTAGAAGTCGGTATAGTTCCATTCAACATCCACAAATAGTTTTCTGTATGCGAGAAGTTATCGTTTGCCTCAATTATTGGTAGCCCTAGTTGTTTTCTATAGTGC
The nucleotide sequence above comes from Psychrobacillus glaciei. Encoded proteins:
- a CDS encoding CdaR family protein — protein: MDKMMNNPWFLRIIALVLAILLFVSVKSDIENTNMNASVKSVELRDVPVEVYYDDDSLVVSGVPKTVSVNIEGPSTLVSSAKVMKDYKVFVDLRKLTIGEHKVAISTENFSDKLKVRTDPVYVNVVIEERISQEFRVDPDMNESLLAENHIVKSYEVEPKVVTITGAKSVIKSIGYVKATIEGEQGINKSFEQEARVRVLDKDLNKLDVSIEPKTVQVRVKVEEYSKEVPISLMEKGTPKQGVTINKLSTNVQNIRLYGPRALVDKIEKFVVDVDVSKIEDAGDFEVRLAVPDGVTKMSLDKIKVVGDVTPAPEIEPPVDEDAVSDVSEKSFEHVAVEVRGLPDQLESVFQSPTDGLVSVTAKGTPEALDKINSNNIALYVEAQNAEIGENSLSIKMDAPSNVEWEMSASEVKLTVKEV
- the cdaA gene encoding diadenylate cyclase CdaA; this translates as MSFMEQFTSLMPVNVIVNILDVLFVWYVIYKIITLVKGTKAVQLLKGIFVIVVARVVTDFIGLDTLGWMLEQVINFGFLAIIIIFQPEIRRALEQIGRGALFSRSSMQEEEEQSRLIGAMTKSVSYMAKRRIGALISIERETGLTDYIETGIPLNANISSELMINIFIPNTPLHDGAVIVQKNKVASAACYLPLSESPFISKELGTRHRAAIGLSEVTDAITIVVSEETGAVSLTSNGDLHRNLSMEEFEAHLKRLWFGPTVEQVTSSKWLWRGKQNG
- a CDS encoding zf-HC2 domain-containing protein encodes the protein MNACPERIVHYMHEYLDGEISREHELELKFHLQSCVDCQKHMHELSDVVAFIKGAAHVKAPTGFKKSVMERLPKEKSHAGVSRWLRRHPILTAAALFLLFMSSALFTNFNEEKQFSFTKQENVIVEGETVIIPKGQVVKGDLVVKNGDVRIDGELDGNLTVINGSKYMASTAVITGKTEEINKVFDWLWFHIKDGAKQVISFFEEESTKQ
- the sigW gene encoding RNA polymerase sigma factor SigW, whose product is MDALVNKRIKQVLKGDKDAFAEIVDLYKHKLFQVCFRMLGNRHEAEDIAQEAFVRAFINIHTFDQKRKFSTWLYRIATNLCIDRIRKKKPDYYLDAEVAGTEGLNMYSQIATAEELPEEELMKLELQDRIQYEIRRLPDKYRSAIVLKYMEELSLQEISEILELPLGTVKTRIHRGREALRKQLSKQSNFL
- the rocF gene encoding arginase, producing the protein MNKLSISLIGVPMDLGQNRRGVDMGPSAIRYAGVVERIEALGHSVKDEGDIAISHTRKEQSPNTHLRNLEDVIDGNTKLGNKVNEVLEAGQFPLVLGGDHSIAIGTLAGLADKYENLGVIWYDAHADLNTAETSPSGNIHGMPLAVSLGLGHADLVNIRSYAPKVKPENVIIIGARSVDPGERELIKEKGIKVFSMHEIDKLGMTEVMNQTIEYFRERSVDGVHLSLDLDGIDPLYTPGVGTPVPGGISYRESHLAMEMLYASNLITSAEFVEVNPILDEKNKTADVAVALMGSLFGESLV
- a CDS encoding GNAT family N-acetyltransferase; its protein translation is MAETIIFGDLKLRPLEEQDIPRLWELYDPKIFEFMLSKIENYEQLEQWLQAGIQQMNVAKTALTYVIEDSDTKEIIGTTRIYGIDSLNYACEIGSTFYGKKFQRTHVNTTCKYLLLKHAFNNLGMIRVQFRTDELNVNSQRAIERIGGIKEGVLRNERIRSNGTVRNAVVYSIIDSEWKEVENNLVQLMNKYA
- a CDS encoding citrate/2-methylcitrate synthase, whose protein sequence is MFQKGLKGVVAVHTKISLVDGENGVLRYHGTNVKELVLDYSFEQVAYFLLNDKLPTEVELQQFNEKLKEGRYLPLHVQKVMDALPKTISIMDAMRTAISTFSTAEFLQMQIMEQAIVLTGALPVVISRHYRKQLGLPIIEANDNFSHTENYLWMLNGTIPTSTQVEALETYLKLTMEHGLNASTFAARVTVSTESDLPAAVTSAIGTMKGPLHGGAPSEVLNLLEEIKDESRIQLVIEEKIKNGEKVMGFGHRIYKTEDPRSILLREACLRLQGSDPWLDLATKAEKEIIGLLDKYKPGRKLYTNVEFYAAAIMRSIDMPAALFTPTFSVARIVGWSAHVIEQVDDQAIFRPQSLYVGKIK